The region CGCCAACGGGACACCCAGTGGTTATTGACGGATAATGTTGTAAAGCTGCTGTTGTTCCGCGTCCATTCTCAATAACTGCTTCTTTCTTTCTCCGTGTTCCGGCGCATACTCCAACT is a window of Elusimicrobiales bacterium DNA encoding:
- a CDS encoding metallopeptidase family protein; the protein is VGVCAGTRRKKEAVIENGRGTTAALQHYPSITTGCPVGEVRKACVEKTVRHEIAHHFGISDSELLEKGLY